The following proteins come from a genomic window of Pirellula staleyi DSM 6068:
- a CDS encoding nuclear transport factor 2 family protein: protein MTAIRPPFTLETATAKVRAAEDAWNSRDPQRVSLAYSEDSEWRNRDQFLQGRRQIQEFLTGKWERELDYRLTKALWSFTGNRIAVRFQYEYHDAAGQWFRAYGNELWEFDDDGLMRRREASINEVPIQELERKFHWPAPGPRPADDAGIPDVK, encoded by the coding sequence ATGACCGCTATTCGACCACCGTTCACCTTAGAAACCGCTACCGCCAAAGTGCGTGCCGCAGAGGATGCGTGGAACAGCCGTGATCCGCAGCGTGTGTCTCTCGCCTACAGCGAAGACTCAGAGTGGCGAAATCGGGATCAGTTCCTTCAAGGGCGTCGTCAGATTCAAGAGTTCCTGACCGGCAAATGGGAACGAGAACTGGACTACCGGCTCACCAAAGCCTTATGGAGCTTCACGGGCAACCGAATCGCCGTCCGTTTTCAGTATGAATACCACGATGCGGCAGGGCAGTGGTTCCGGGCCTATGGCAACGAACTCTGGGAGTTTGATGATGACGGGCTGATGCGGCGTCGGGAGGCGAGTATCAACGAGGTGCCGATTCAAGAGCTCGAGCGTAAGTTTCACTGGCCCGCTCCTGGTCCACGACCTGCGGACGACGCCGGGATTCCCGATGTGAAATGA
- a CDS encoding alpha/beta hydrolase, with the protein MNLFHNSVVAMTLTTILAYGLSVRADEPQSLTTQVLHRTVKIDDLDIFYREAGPKDAPTVLLLHGFPTSSHMFRNLIPALADKYHVVAPDYPGFGNSSAPSVKDFDYTFDNLASVIEKFTEKLGLKKYSIYLMDYGAPVGFRLAAKHPDRVQTLIVQNGNAYDEGIDNEFWKPVKAYWKDRSKEHGDALRSLLTLDATKWQYTTGVRNVETISPDTWGHVQPLLDRPGNQEIQLALFFSYGSNPPLYPQWQEYFRKHQPPTLIVWGKNDQIFPAAGAFPYKRDLKNLEFHLLDTGHFALEEDGATISTLILEFLGKQLTK; encoded by the coding sequence ATGAACCTATTCCACAACTCCGTCGTCGCGATGACGCTTACCACGATCCTTGCGTATGGCTTGTCGGTCAGAGCCGATGAGCCGCAATCACTAACGACGCAGGTCTTGCACCGCACCGTGAAAATCGACGACCTCGACATCTTCTACCGCGAGGCCGGGCCCAAGGATGCCCCCACGGTGTTGCTATTGCACGGTTTCCCGACTTCCTCGCACATGTTTCGGAACTTGATTCCAGCGCTCGCCGATAAGTACCACGTCGTGGCTCCGGACTACCCCGGATTCGGCAACAGTTCGGCACCGTCCGTCAAGGACTTCGACTACACCTTCGATAACTTGGCCAGCGTGATCGAGAAGTTCACGGAGAAGCTTGGGCTAAAGAAGTATTCGATCTACCTGATGGACTACGGTGCCCCGGTGGGTTTCCGTCTCGCAGCAAAGCACCCGGATCGTGTGCAAACGCTAATCGTGCAGAACGGTAACGCCTACGACGAAGGGATCGACAACGAATTCTGGAAGCCGGTGAAGGCGTACTGGAAAGACCGGAGCAAAGAGCATGGAGACGCACTTCGTTCGCTGCTGACTCTCGACGCCACGAAGTGGCAGTACACCACCGGCGTCCGCAACGTGGAAACCATCAGCCCGGACACTTGGGGCCATGTGCAACCCCTCTTGGACCGACCCGGCAATCAAGAGATTCAACTCGCTTTGTTCTTCAGCTACGGCAGCAACCCGCCGCTCTATCCGCAGTGGCAGGAATACTTTCGCAAGCACCAACCGCCAACGCTCATTGTCTGGGGCAAGAACGACCAGATCTTTCCTGCCGCCGGTGCGTTTCCTTACAAGCGTGACCTGAAGAACTTGGAGTTCCACTTGCTCGATACGGGGCATTTCGCCCTGGAAGAAGACGGAGCGACCATCTCCACGCTGATCCTTGAGTTTCTCGGCAAGCAACTGACCAAGTAG
- a CDS encoding peroxidase-related enzyme (This protein belongs to a clade of uncharacterized proteins related to peroxidases such as the alkylhydroperoxidase AhpD.), with translation MSRIQQIAPEAATGTAKELLDAVKAKLGLVPNMTRAMANSPAALQGYLGLSGALGKGSLSAKNREQIALAVGEANQCDYCLAAHSAIGKMVGLTPDQILDSRRGTAIEPRSDAVIRFARKVVNERGLVSDADIAEVRAAGLDDGGIAEVVANVALNIFTNYFNHVAATDIDFPKAEALVDHHEVCATIPGCDETR, from the coding sequence ATGTCTCGCATTCAACAAATCGCTCCTGAAGCCGCCACCGGAACAGCAAAGGAATTGCTCGATGCAGTCAAAGCTAAACTCGGGCTCGTCCCCAACATGACTCGGGCAATGGCCAATTCACCAGCCGCACTACAAGGCTATCTAGGACTGAGTGGTGCGCTCGGCAAGGGGAGCCTTTCGGCCAAAAACCGTGAACAGATCGCGCTCGCCGTTGGAGAGGCGAACCAGTGTGATTACTGTCTCGCCGCGCATTCGGCAATCGGCAAGATGGTTGGGCTGACTCCCGATCAGATCCTCGATAGCCGTCGCGGAACCGCCATCGAGCCTAGGAGCGATGCTGTGATTCGATTTGCCCGCAAGGTGGTCAACGAACGGGGTCTGGTGAGCGACGCCGATATCGCGGAAGTCCGCGCTGCTGGACTGGATGACGGCGGAATTGCCGAAGTCGTGGCCAATGTCGCGCTGAACATCTTCACCAACTACTTCAACCACGTTGCCGCGACAGACATTGATTTCCCGAAGGCTGAAGCGCTCGTCGATCACCATGAGGTTTGTGCGACGATCCCCGGATGCGATGAGACTCGCTAA
- a CDS encoding sigma 54-interacting transcriptional regulator, whose translation MIADHLAAAIANARALDEIDSLKKRLEQENEYLREEVQQITSFGDLIGQSPSLQATTRQIELVAPTDSAVLILGESGTGKEVVARELHRRSRRADRPLIKVNCAAIPRELYESEFFGHAKGSFTGALRDRAGRFELADRGTLFLDEIGEIPLDLQAKLLRVLQEGELERIGEERTRRIDVRIIAATNRNLRTEAEAGRFRQDLFYRLSVFPMELPPLRKRVEDIPLLAEHYLDRFSRQLGRPRPRLTLAHVQDLQRYPWPGNVRELQHVLERACIVATDGKLQFDFPKDQLKRREEPAEPSSPQHILTAAELRELEASNIRKALAASNGKIYGKNGAASRLAMKPTTLASRIKALGIRLIH comes from the coding sequence ATGATCGCCGATCATCTGGCGGCTGCGATAGCGAATGCCCGCGCGCTCGACGAGATCGATTCGCTCAAAAAGCGGTTGGAGCAGGAAAACGAATACCTGCGTGAAGAAGTGCAACAGATTACCTCGTTTGGCGATCTGATTGGGCAAAGTCCGTCACTGCAGGCAACGACTCGTCAGATCGAGTTGGTCGCTCCCACGGATTCCGCTGTTCTGATACTTGGCGAAAGCGGTACGGGTAAAGAGGTCGTGGCCCGCGAACTTCATCGCCGGAGTCGCCGGGCCGATCGCCCGCTGATCAAAGTGAATTGCGCCGCGATTCCGCGTGAACTGTACGAGAGTGAGTTCTTTGGGCACGCGAAGGGATCTTTCACTGGTGCACTTCGTGACCGGGCGGGGCGATTTGAACTTGCCGATCGGGGCACGCTGTTTCTTGACGAGATCGGTGAAATTCCTCTCGATCTTCAGGCCAAGCTATTGCGGGTACTTCAGGAGGGAGAACTCGAAAGAATCGGCGAAGAGCGAACTCGCCGGATCGATGTGCGCATCATCGCGGCGACGAATCGGAATCTGCGCACCGAAGCAGAAGCCGGTCGGTTTCGGCAGGACTTGTTTTATCGGCTCAGTGTGTTCCCCATGGAGTTGCCGCCGCTTCGCAAACGCGTCGAGGATATCCCGCTGCTTGCCGAGCATTATCTGGACCGATTCTCTCGCCAGTTAGGGCGACCTCGACCTCGACTCACACTCGCTCATGTTCAAGACCTGCAGCGTTACCCTTGGCCAGGGAATGTGCGCGAGTTGCAGCATGTACTGGAAAGGGCCTGCATCGTCGCAACCGACGGGAAGCTGCAATTTGATTTCCCCAAAGATCAGCTCAAACGTCGCGAGGAACCAGCAGAGCCTAGCTCACCGCAGCATATTTTGACCGCAGCGGAGTTAAGGGAGTTGGAAGCCAGCAATATCCGTAAAGCCTTAGCCGCATCTAACGGGAAGATCTATGGCAAGAATGGAGCCGCGTCTCGCCTTGCCATGAAACCGACGACGCTCGCATCAAGGATTAAAGCTCTTGGCATTCGCCTCATCCATTAG
- a CDS encoding sulfatase-like hydrolase/transferase yields MLILADDLGYGDVSTYHPSDVRTPQIDQLAAEGMLLTSMRANCTVCSPSRAALLTGRYADRVGVPGVIRTKPEDSWGWFDPTVPTLADELKRVGYHTAIVGKWHLGLESPNTPNERGFDFFQGFLGDMMDSYTTHLRYGNNYMRRNREVIEPQGHATELFTDWASEYLVERAKQKEQPFFLYLAYNAPHFPIEPPAEWLAKVKERAPQLDQKRAKNVAFVEHLDHSIGRVLKTLKETGLDQNTVVVFTSDNGGSLPHAQNNDPWRDGKQSHYDGGLRVPFMVRWPGQIKAGSRSDYVGLNFDLFPTFLELAGATPSKELDAVSLVPVLKGGKITTSRDLYFVRREGGVTYGGKSYEAIIRGEWKLLQNDPYSALELYNIQNDPGETKDLAASNKKVVNELAAALRLHIQRGGATPWQAPPRKPALAP; encoded by the coding sequence GTGCTTATACTTGCGGATGACTTGGGGTACGGCGATGTCTCGACGTATCATCCGTCCGACGTTCGAACACCACAGATCGACCAACTCGCGGCTGAAGGGATGCTGCTGACCTCCATGCGGGCCAACTGCACGGTTTGCTCACCCTCGCGAGCCGCGCTATTGACCGGGCGCTACGCCGATCGCGTGGGGGTGCCAGGAGTTATTCGCACCAAGCCCGAAGATTCGTGGGGATGGTTTGATCCCACCGTTCCAACGCTGGCTGACGAACTGAAACGAGTCGGTTACCACACGGCAATCGTCGGCAAGTGGCACTTGGGGCTCGAATCGCCGAACACTCCGAACGAACGGGGATTCGACTTCTTCCAGGGCTTTCTCGGCGACATGATGGATAGCTACACCACGCACTTGCGTTATGGCAATAACTACATGCGGCGCAATCGGGAAGTCATTGAGCCGCAGGGGCACGCGACCGAACTATTCACTGACTGGGCGTCGGAATATTTAGTAGAGCGAGCGAAGCAGAAAGAGCAACCGTTCTTCCTTTACCTCGCTTACAACGCACCACACTTTCCCATCGAACCACCGGCCGAGTGGCTGGCCAAGGTGAAGGAGCGAGCACCTCAGCTTGACCAGAAGCGGGCAAAGAATGTCGCCTTCGTCGAACATCTCGATCACTCGATCGGACGCGTTCTCAAGACGCTCAAGGAGACGGGTCTTGATCAGAACACCGTTGTTGTTTTCACCTCCGACAATGGTGGTTCGCTTCCACATGCCCAGAACAACGATCCGTGGCGCGACGGCAAACAAAGTCACTACGATGGCGGCCTCCGTGTGCCGTTCATGGTCCGCTGGCCGGGGCAGATCAAGGCTGGATCGCGCAGCGACTACGTGGGCTTGAACTTCGATCTTTTCCCAACGTTCTTGGAGCTGGCGGGAGCGACACCATCGAAAGAACTCGATGCCGTGAGTCTGGTGCCGGTGCTCAAGGGTGGCAAAATCACAACCTCGCGCGATCTGTATTTTGTCCGCCGCGAAGGGGGAGTGACGTACGGCGGCAAGAGTTACGAAGCGATCATCCGGGGAGAGTGGAAACTGCTGCAAAACGATCCGTACAGCGCACTGGAGCTATACAACATCCAGAATGATCCTGGAGAGACGAAAGACCTAGCCGCCAGCAACAAGAAAGTCGTAAACGAACTCGCTGCCGCACTTCGCTTGCATATTCAGCGAGGTGGGGCAACGCCATGGCAAGCACCTCCACGAAAGCCAGCTCTTGCTCCCTGA